In Ostrea edulis chromosome 6, xbOstEdul1.1, whole genome shotgun sequence, a single window of DNA contains:
- the LOC125648057 gene encoding uncharacterized protein LOC125648057, which yields MSDEAGIKHHIAQPVDAGLIALFGGVILLIFNVTCACIFYGKWKKRWHRSRFESLLQGRSAYLSRSKSSPISVKSKYDRLQKSMSTRFRIRSIRKSKRFANSRQRRHEETCLQYKQQSGSTIKSILVQNPRNPGKETQPKKKVTVMEEMCSNTEVHCLSEISHDSNVVKKSLRPAASVRNTTTVGNPNKSEHPPAGNRKLRWSAGRRRNHIPLQDSEIQNYGSKAMNENHHTESDESASIKHLMNSGADPTSENKICTLSTLFITHSNDVLKALSRLEINETN from the exons ATGTCCGATGAAGCAGGGATAAAGCATCATATTGCGCAGCCTGTAG ATGCTGGTCTGATTGCACTGTTTGGTGGGGTGATTTTGCTGATCTTCAACGTAACATGTGCCTGTATATTTTACGGGAAATGGAAGAAAAG atgGCACAGGTCTCGCTTTGAGTCTTTATTGCAAGGACGTTCTGCATATCTGAGTAGAAGCAAATCTTCACCAATCAGCGTTAAATCTAAGTATGATAGGCTCCAAAAGAGTATGAGCACTCGCTTTAGAATTCGATCGATAAGAAAAAGTAAAAGATTTGCAAACAGCAGGCAAAGACGGCATGAGGAGACCTGTTTGCAATATAAGCAGCAGAGTGGGTCTACAATAAAGAGTATACTAGTTCAAAACCCCAGAAATCCTGGCAAAGAGACACAACCCAAGAAAAAAGTTACTGTTATGGAAGAGATGTGTTCGAACACGGAAGTTCATTGCTTGTCCGAAATTTCTCATGATTCCAATGTAGTAAAGAAATCACTGCGTCCTGCTGCTTCTGTACGAAATACGACAACGGTAGGAAACCCGAACAAGAGCGAACATCCCCCAGCTGGCAACCGAAAACTTCGCTGGTCAGCGGGAAGACGTAGAAACCACATTCCTCTACAAGACTCTGAAATACaaaactatggaagtaaagCGATGAACGAAAACCACCACACTGAATCTGATGAGTCCGCATCAATAAAACATCTTATGAATTCAGGCGCGGATCCAACTTCTGAGAACAAAATATGCACACTCAGCACTCTGTTTATTACTCATTCGAATGATGTATTGAAAGCTTTGTCACGATTGGAGATAAACGAGACCAACTGA